The Oncorhynchus tshawytscha isolate Ot180627B linkage group LG05, Otsh_v2.0, whole genome shotgun sequence genome includes a window with the following:
- the LOC112250774 gene encoding ceramide synthase 1 isoform X2, whose translation MGKDKERGFGFSSGTTANGSSLSPAARVPLALWKPFAQRCCLQPKDTAKMPESAWKLVFYTMSWSYSTYLLFFTNYTFFHDPPSAFYDWKSGMTVPTDIAIAYLIQGSFYGHSIYATVYMDDWRKDSTVMVVHHVVTLALITFSYAFRFHNIGLLVLFLHDINDIQLEFTKLNVYFKTRGGDYYLIHDILSNMGSVSFSITWFWFRLYWFPLKVLYATCVSSLQSVPNIPFYFFFNSLLLTLLCMNIYWFLFIVAFVAKVLTGQMKDVKDLREYEGEEGAQRAAALLAAQQRLQSEDAGHLNNSAEGKHVQNGITKEKHL comes from the exons ATGGGGAAAGATAAGGAGCGGGGGTTTGGTTTCTCATCTGGCACGACGGCCAACGGATCGTCTTTGAGCCCAGCGGCTAGGGTTCCTCTGGCCCTGTGGAAG CCGTTTGCACAACGGTGTTGTCTCCAGCCCAAAGATACTGCCAAGATGCCAGAGAGCGCGTGGAAGCTGGTCTTCTACACCATGTCCTGGTCCTACAGCACCTACCTGCTCTTCTTCACCAACTACACCTTCTTCCACGACCCGCCCTCCGCATTCTATG ACTGGAAGAGTGGCATGACGGTACCCACGGACATCGCCATCGCCTACCTGATCCAGGGCAGTTTCTACGGACACTCCATCTATGCCACGGTCTACATGGATGACTGGAGGAAGGATTCTACCGTCATGGTGGTGCACCACGTTGTCACTCTGGCCCTCATCACCTTCTCCTACGCTTTCAG attccACAACATTGGGTTACTGGTGCTGTTCCTCCACGACATCAATGATATCCAGCTGGAGTTCACCAAGCTCAACGTCTACTTCAAGACCCGGGGAGGGGACTACTACCTCATCCACGACATCTTGTCCAACATGGGCTCTGTCAGCTTCAGCATcacctg GTTTTGGTTCCGTCTCTACTGGTTCCCTCTGAAGGTTCTGTACGCCACCTGTGTGTCCAGCCTCCAGTCCGTCCCAAACATACCCTTCTATTTCTTCTTCAACAGCCTCCTCTTGACACTCCTCTGCATGAATATCTACTGGTTTTTG TTCATAGTGGCGTTTGTAGCGAAGGTCCTGACAGGGCAGATGAAGGATGTGAAAGACCTGAGGGAGtatgagggtgaggagggagctCAGAGGGCTGCAGCCCTGCTCGCGGCCCAGCAGCGGCTGCAGAGTGAAGATGCAGGACATCTCAACAACTCTGCTGAAGG GAAACACGTGCAGAACGGGATCACCAAGGAGAAGCATCTGTAG